One segment of Nodosilinea sp. PGN35 DNA contains the following:
- a CDS encoding WD40 repeat domain-containing protein, which translates to MNPPEAEPGRDAASASQAQDVAIGGDFQVGGEGNRVDFSQTTIDQSHAQITHITQVAFDAVKARPLNPRSPYIGLRKFEVRDRDLFFGRDRMIAHLQERLQDHFLLVLGASGSGKSSLIRAGLISQLAQQRGGEFRELICTPDRNPFESFRASLTSAGYRQSETEFLLAGQPDSLLKAAQTVKPSGDEWLIFIDQFEELFTLCPDGALRQRFIDSLVTLVAAELPAVSLVVAMRADFLDRLSAYPSLSGILQRSELITDLGDDELRLAIEQPAARHGVVFEPGLVAEIIQGLKGRNETGEAERISLPLLQYTLKLLWESSGELGDRILRTGTYRQIGGVRGALQRRVDEIYNGLSAPEQQAAKHIFLQLVDTTTADVGTTAVGKAVSRRAILTEFRDPAEQKVLEQLINASLLVSDRPSPDSSAVVELAHETLIDSWDTLKRWIEESKPLIRLRNQLKDDASRWHELHQQNSPQAEAELWQGSKLQWLMAQKTELCDRFGNFCSEETAFINASETLADQAHRREVQRLRRTIVGVGIALAAVSGLAFLALDQWLRAEQGQIKALTQTTNAEFTVNRDRLEPLLHALEAGTRLQRIPAFLRQPELQADVMTALAQGVYWVREQNRLEDHTDSVEAVAFSPDGETIATAGYDKTVKLWDKHGQLKSVELRHEGAVLDVAFSPDGQTLASADDKGVVQRWAADGTPIAPPIQAHNDYVHSVRFNPIMDFFASGSEDGTVKFWNSQGREIRTIEAHNSSVRDIDFSPNGLTLATAGADGTIKLWDTLGNPKRPPLQGHEGEVTSVSFSPAASPQWLVSGDNEGNARLWKATGEPVRRLLSSDSTAIYKIEFDSKGQYIAAARSSGTIDVWNVSGSLIAQLDIHEQAAMDVSFSPDGLSLVSASLDGTAKLWRILQPYSTVLTVDTDIDNPVIDVSLHPDGQRVAAAMHSGAVRLWTLSGPNEPTLTVLPNPGSFATSVVFSPSGDRIISADLDGNVRLWQGPDQSLKVIPNAHPTGALGVAISSQGLIASGGYDNSIKLWDSNGDPVSEFSDLQGSVNKLSFNPNGNLLAATHTNNTTTVWDMQSKTQLSLLKEHTAPVWGVAFSPNNDLIATASDDSTIKLWTTQGQYLRTLTEHTDAVNSVQFSSDGQYIYSASNDQRINIWALDGSLIMTINGHAGGVYGLSLKNSTLVSGGSDGKVILWNQSEDFHTINGLLEKACEWAIDYLEVSEPDQRDRCGDIYSNPR; encoded by the coding sequence ATGAATCCCCCTGAGGCCGAACCAGGGCGCGATGCGGCCTCGGCGTCCCAGGCTCAGGATGTGGCGATTGGTGGCGACTTTCAGGTCGGGGGCGAGGGCAATCGAGTCGATTTTTCCCAGACCACCATCGATCAATCCCACGCTCAGATTACCCACATTACCCAGGTGGCCTTTGATGCGGTCAAGGCCCGGCCCCTGAACCCGCGATCGCCCTACATCGGCCTGCGCAAGTTTGAGGTGCGCGATCGCGACCTGTTCTTTGGCCGCGATCGCATGATTGCCCATCTGCAAGAGCGTCTGCAAGACCACTTTTTGCTGGTGCTGGGGGCCTCCGGCAGCGGCAAATCCTCGCTGATCCGCGCCGGGCTAATTTCTCAGCTGGCCCAGCAGCGGGGCGGCGAATTTCGAGAGCTGATCTGCACCCCCGATCGCAACCCCTTTGAGTCGTTTCGGGCCAGCCTCACCAGCGCTGGCTACCGCCAGTCAGAAACGGAATTTTTACTGGCAGGACAGCCCGATAGCCTGCTAAAAGCGGCCCAGACCGTCAAGCCCAGCGGCGACGAATGGCTAATTTTCATCGACCAGTTTGAGGAACTGTTTACCCTCTGCCCCGACGGAGCCCTGCGCCAGCGATTTATCGACAGCCTGGTGACCTTGGTCGCGGCTGAACTGCCCGCCGTCAGTCTCGTCGTGGCCATGCGGGCCGACTTTCTCGATCGCCTCAGCGCCTACCCCAGCCTCAGCGGCATTTTGCAGCGCTCAGAGCTGATCACCGACCTGGGCGACGACGAACTGCGGCTGGCGATTGAGCAGCCCGCTGCCCGCCACGGCGTAGTCTTTGAGCCCGGTTTGGTGGCAGAAATCATCCAGGGCCTCAAGGGCCGCAATGAAACCGGCGAGGCCGAGCGCATCTCGCTGCCGCTGTTGCAGTACACCCTCAAGCTGCTGTGGGAGAGCAGCGGGGAGCTGGGCGACCGCATCCTCCGCACCGGCACCTATCGCCAGATCGGCGGCGTGCGCGGGGCGCTCCAGCGGCGGGTCGATGAAATCTACAACGGCCTATCCGCCCCTGAGCAGCAGGCGGCCAAACACATTTTTTTGCAGCTGGTCGATACCACCACCGCCGATGTGGGCACCACCGCCGTCGGCAAGGCCGTCAGCCGCCGCGCCATTCTCACCGAGTTTCGCGACCCGGCGGAGCAAAAGGTACTGGAGCAGTTAATTAACGCGAGTCTGCTGGTGAGCGATCGCCCCAGCCCAGACAGCAGCGCCGTGGTCGAACTGGCCCACGAAACCCTGATCGACTCCTGGGATACCCTCAAGCGCTGGATCGAAGAGAGCAAACCCCTGATTCGCCTGCGCAACCAGCTCAAAGACGACGCCAGCCGCTGGCATGAGCTGCATCAGCAAAACTCGCCCCAGGCCGAGGCCGAGCTGTGGCAGGGCAGCAAGCTGCAATGGCTGATGGCGCAGAAGACAGAGCTGTGCGATCGCTTCGGCAATTTCTGCTCTGAAGAAACCGCTTTCATCAATGCCAGCGAAACCCTCGCCGACCAGGCCCACCGCCGCGAAGTGCAGCGCCTGCGCCGCACCATTGTTGGGGTTGGCATTGCCCTGGCCGCCGTCAGCGGCCTGGCGTTTCTCGCCCTTGACCAGTGGCTTCGCGCCGAGCAGGGCCAGATCAAAGCCCTCACCCAAACCACCAACGCTGAATTTACCGTCAATCGCGATAGGTTGGAACCCCTCCTGCACGCCCTCGAGGCAGGTACTCGCCTACAGCGTATACCTGCCTTTCTGCGCCAACCCGAACTTCAGGCTGATGTCATGACCGCCCTTGCCCAGGGCGTCTACTGGGTGCGCGAGCAAAACCGCCTGGAAGATCACACTGACTCGGTAGAAGCGGTTGCCTTCAGCCCCGACGGTGAAACCATTGCCACCGCTGGCTATGACAAAACCGTCAAACTTTGGGATAAGCATGGGCAGCTCAAATCAGTAGAACTGCGTCATGAGGGGGCCGTGCTAGATGTCGCCTTTAGCCCTGACGGTCAAACCCTTGCCAGTGCCGACGACAAGGGCGTAGTTCAGCGCTGGGCAGCAGACGGTACCCCAATTGCTCCACCAATCCAGGCCCACAACGACTACGTTCACAGCGTGCGCTTCAATCCGATCATGGACTTCTTCGCCAGCGGCAGCGAGGATGGCACGGTCAAATTTTGGAATTCTCAAGGGCGAGAAATTCGGACGATCGAAGCTCACAACTCGTCCGTCCGAGATATTGATTTCAGCCCCAATGGCCTCACTCTAGCCACTGCTGGTGCCGATGGCACCATTAAACTTTGGGATACCCTGGGCAACCCGAAACGCCCCCCCTTACAAGGGCACGAGGGTGAGGTTACGAGTGTTAGTTTTAGCCCAGCGGCTAGCCCCCAGTGGCTCGTGTCAGGAGATAATGAAGGCAATGCCCGCCTTTGGAAGGCGACTGGCGAGCCGGTTCGCCGGTTATTGTCCAGCGACAGTACCGCAATTTACAAAATAGAGTTTGACTCCAAAGGTCAGTACATTGCCGCCGCTAGAAGTAGTGGCACCATTGACGTTTGGAACGTGTCTGGCAGCTTAATTGCACAGCTAGACATCCATGAACAAGCCGCTATGGATGTTAGCTTTAGCCCCGATGGATTGTCCTTAGTTTCTGCCAGCTTAGATGGTACAGCCAAACTCTGGCGCATTCTCCAACCCTACTCAACGGTTCTAACCGTTGACACTGATATAGATAACCCCGTTATTGATGTCAGTCTGCATCCTGATGGCCAGCGAGTAGCGGCAGCCATGCACAGTGGAGCGGTGCGACTGTGGACATTAAGCGGGCCTAATGAGCCAACCCTGACCGTGCTGCCCAACCCCGGTAGCTTTGCCACCAGTGTTGTCTTTAGCCCTAGCGGCGATCGCATCATCAGCGCAGATCTAGACGGTAACGTCCGGCTTTGGCAAGGGCCGGATCAAAGCCTAAAGGTGATTCCCAATGCCCATCCCACTGGAGCGTTAGGAGTCGCGATCAGCTCCCAGGGGTTAATTGCGTCGGGTGGTTACGACAACTCAATTAAGCTTTGGGATAGTAATGGTGATCCCGTGAGCGAGTTTTCAGACCTACAGGGTTCCGTTAACAAACTTAGCTTTAACCCAAACGGCAACTTACTAGCGGCAACTCATACAAACAATACGACCACAGTTTGGGATATGCAATCTAAAACACAGCTATCCTTGCTAAAAGAGCATACGGCTCCTGTGTGGGGAGTCGCTTTTAGCCCAAATAATGATTTAATTGCGACCGCTAGTGACGATAGCACCATCAAATTGTGGACTACCCAAGGACAATACCTTCGCACTTTGACGGAGCACACAGATGCTGTCAACAGCGTGCAATTTAGCTCCGACGGACAATATATTTACAGCGCCAGTAACGATCAAAGAATTAATATATGGGCTCTAGATGGCAGCCTTATCATGACTATAAACGGCCATGCAGGGGGAGTTTACGGGCTGAGCCTTAAAAACTCCACCTTAGTCTCTGGCGGTAGCGACGGAAAAGTTATTTTGTGGAATCAAAGCGAAGATTTTCACACAATAAACGGGCTTTTAGAGAAAGCTTGTGAATGGGCAATTGATTACCTCGAAGTCTCAGAACCTGACCAGCGTGATCGTTGCGGTGACATCTATAGCAATCCAAGGTGA
- a CDS encoding C1 family peptidase, translated as MDNLDSTFWQNKGFGWIPDLPDISDPSLTTALNHEIRILTQESTGYTEEVADDVINLLEEVRLEKLKPGTDKPETVKLFEPSALKKIRQKLLGETFFPSVKVYKSLRKGVPSSAKQLSQLKQAFYLIYLISKPDLQKKLNGGNVFLAQNEMTDPDKNIAFIQWLQKAEFDSELEGIVIAFQQETGLHADGIVGLKTYTKLRYLLSKKQEPEVEVDLLCPSTLIPSEILEEAFNHLTDLWIYGKFKSAMHEAVQAYQQSCTPIQLSSIQTNAMDAIQLELQTFAQRELIKARHESIKKFRQGVPSQFLGLLKSVKDGLVQISKSFDALYSFADSSKPSKERIDIEVNTNISLSALIEEKIQKILADNGKIFKESFIAESHHTFIEQFEKWFSIIEPLVSAFLQLLSPLANFDNLKQAVETGFARLDSCFQLSQIENRSKLTTYKTLLSSYSPAHVADQIEQLGELRESVTELLWEALLKIDRRRNEAHEKRSTDEISFSFFGFLENILDCRYGISLEHKKPGFTYPPDKKANLESLLTAKRELFEIDNDFLEKERKTTTLSFQSTIQSSQGEVAKALFLEPVSLQLPINGRLLERIPKNKAGRGTSYFFLPGNVDLSYWFPPIKDQGGLNACTAFAGIALLEYFAQRRYGRYINLSPRFLYKVARNLMNRGDDLGASVRQTMKALVLFGVPPEEAWPWQADDYNEEPSAFCYAYAQSFQSLKYFRLDAANLAPYDGQMDYRELLLFQIKAVLAAGLPCMFGFTIYSSFYKEKNIRRGYVAYPSARDQVVGGHAAVAVGYNDYKVIERIDGKPASKGAILIRNSWGTVWGDSGYGWLPYDYVLGGLTADWWSLLKSEWFDGGAFGLGAVDPGGKGIPKPTTPPPPPPTS; from the coding sequence ATGGACAACCTTGATTCAACTTTTTGGCAAAACAAAGGCTTTGGCTGGATTCCAGACTTGCCAGACATCTCCGATCCCAGTCTTACCACAGCGCTAAACCATGAAATACGCATCCTTACTCAGGAAAGTACTGGTTATACAGAAGAAGTTGCTGATGATGTCATCAATTTGCTTGAGGAAGTCAGGCTAGAAAAGTTGAAGCCAGGGACAGACAAGCCAGAGACAGTCAAGCTGTTTGAACCATCAGCGCTTAAAAAAATTCGTCAAAAGCTCCTTGGCGAGACATTCTTTCCCTCGGTCAAAGTGTATAAAAGTCTCAGAAAGGGAGTGCCGTCTTCAGCTAAGCAGCTCTCTCAACTCAAACAGGCATTCTATTTAATTTATTTGATATCAAAACCGGATTTACAGAAAAAGCTCAACGGGGGAAATGTTTTTCTTGCTCAAAATGAGATGACAGATCCAGATAAAAACATAGCGTTTATACAGTGGTTGCAGAAGGCGGAATTCGACTCCGAACTTGAAGGAATTGTTATCGCTTTTCAGCAGGAAACAGGATTGCACGCCGACGGTATTGTTGGCCTAAAGACCTATACGAAGTTGAGATATCTTCTTTCTAAAAAGCAGGAGCCCGAAGTAGAAGTTGATCTACTGTGCCCGTCTACATTGATTCCAAGTGAAATTTTAGAAGAGGCCTTTAATCATTTAACTGACCTATGGATTTACGGAAAATTTAAATCTGCTATGCATGAAGCAGTTCAAGCCTATCAGCAATCATGCACGCCCATTCAGTTGAGTAGTATCCAGACTAACGCAATGGATGCTATTCAGCTAGAATTACAAACCTTTGCCCAAAGGGAACTGATTAAAGCAAGACACGAGAGTATTAAAAAATTTAGGCAAGGCGTGCCTAGCCAGTTTTTGGGATTATTAAAATCAGTCAAAGACGGACTTGTTCAGATAAGTAAATCCTTTGATGCCTTGTATTCATTTGCTGACTCGAGTAAGCCTAGTAAAGAAAGGATAGATATTGAGGTCAATACGAACATTTCTCTTTCAGCTTTAATCGAAGAGAAAATACAAAAAATATTGGCTGACAACGGAAAAATATTCAAAGAAAGCTTCATTGCGGAATCTCATCACACTTTTATTGAGCAATTTGAGAAATGGTTCTCTATTATTGAGCCGTTGGTTTCTGCCTTCTTGCAGCTGCTATCTCCCCTGGCTAACTTTGACAATCTTAAACAAGCCGTTGAAACCGGATTTGCTCGCTTAGACAGTTGTTTTCAGCTTAGCCAAATTGAGAATCGATCTAAGTTGACCACCTATAAAACTCTTCTGTCAAGCTATTCTCCCGCCCATGTGGCCGATCAAATTGAACAACTTGGTGAGCTAAGAGAGAGCGTTACTGAGTTGTTATGGGAGGCTCTGTTGAAAATTGATCGAAGGCGCAATGAGGCCCATGAGAAACGCAGTACGGATGAAATATCTTTTTCCTTTTTTGGTTTCCTTGAGAATATTTTAGACTGCCGGTATGGTATCTCTCTTGAACACAAAAAACCTGGTTTTACCTATCCACCTGACAAGAAAGCCAATCTAGAGTCTCTGCTAACAGCGAAAAGAGAGCTATTTGAAATTGACAATGATTTTCTTGAAAAAGAGAGAAAGACTACAACCTTATCTTTTCAATCTACTATTCAAAGCTCTCAAGGTGAAGTCGCTAAAGCTCTTTTCTTAGAACCAGTAAGCTTGCAGTTGCCAATTAATGGAAGGTTGCTAGAGAGAATACCCAAAAATAAAGCAGGTCGAGGCACCTCATACTTCTTCTTGCCTGGCAATGTTGACCTGAGTTATTGGTTCCCTCCTATTAAAGACCAGGGTGGTCTAAATGCTTGCACTGCATTTGCAGGTATCGCTCTGTTAGAATACTTTGCCCAAAGACGCTACGGCAGGTACATCAACCTTTCACCTCGTTTTTTATATAAAGTAGCTCGCAATTTAATGAATCGGGGCGATGACTTAGGCGCATCAGTCCGTCAAACGATGAAAGCCCTCGTACTCTTCGGTGTTCCTCCAGAGGAGGCTTGGCCTTGGCAAGCCGACGATTATAACGAAGAACCCTCTGCTTTTTGCTATGCTTACGCGCAAAGCTTTCAGTCGCTAAAGTACTTTCGCCTAGATGCCGCCAATCTAGCTCCCTACGATGGACAGATGGATTATCGAGAACTGCTGCTATTTCAGATCAAAGCTGTTCTAGCCGCAGGCCTTCCCTGTATGTTTGGTTTCACCATTTATAGCTCCTTTTACAAAGAGAAAAACATTCGGCGGGGCTATGTGGCTTACCCTAGCGCTCGGGATCAAGTCGTCGGTGGCCATGCTGCCGTAGCCGTTGGCTATAACGATTACAAGGTTATTGAGCGTATCGATGGAAAACCTGCCAGTAAAGGGGCTATTTTAATCCGCAATTCTTGGGGAACAGTATGGGGAGATAGTGGCTATGGCTGGTTGCCCTACGATTATGTTTTGGGTGGGTTGACGGCGGACTGGTGGTCACTGCTGAAATCGGAGTGGTTTGATGGAGGTGCTTTTGGGCTTGGGGCAGTGGATCCTGGTGGGAAGGGGATTCCTAAACCTACGACCCCACCCCCACCCCCGCCAACTAGCTAA
- a CDS encoding class I SAM-dependent methyltransferase: MSNQTLPLDDRLYQYLIDHSVHEPEVLTALRHETAQHPMAQMQIAPEQGQFMALLVQLLGVTKALEVGVFTGYSALRVALAMPPEGKLVACDVSEEYTAIARRYWEKAGVAHKIDLRIAPAIDTLSQLIEAGETNSFDFAFIDADKSSYPTYYEQALQLVRPGGLIAIDNVLWSGQVADPAVQDSRTTTLRTLNHTIHSDDRVVASLVPIADGLTLALKKR; the protein is encoded by the coding sequence ATGAGCAATCAAACCCTGCCCCTCGACGATCGCCTGTACCAATACCTGATCGATCACTCGGTGCATGAGCCCGAGGTGCTGACGGCTCTGCGCCACGAAACCGCCCAGCACCCCATGGCCCAAATGCAGATTGCCCCTGAGCAGGGGCAGTTTATGGCGCTGCTGGTGCAGCTGTTAGGAGTCACTAAGGCCCTAGAGGTGGGCGTGTTTACTGGCTACAGCGCGCTGCGGGTAGCGCTGGCAATGCCCCCCGAGGGCAAACTGGTGGCCTGCGATGTGAGTGAGGAGTACACGGCGATCGCCCGCCGCTACTGGGAAAAAGCTGGGGTCGCCCACAAAATTGACCTACGCATTGCCCCCGCCATCGATACCTTGAGTCAGCTAATTGAAGCTGGCGAAACCAACAGCTTCGACTTTGCCTTTATCGACGCCGACAAAAGCAGCTACCCCACCTACTACGAGCAGGCGCTGCAACTAGTTAGACCGGGGGGCTTGATTGCGATCGACAATGTTCTGTGGTCGGGCCAGGTGGCTGACCCAGCAGTGCAAGACAGCCGCACTACTACCCTACGTACCCTCAACCACACCATTCACAGTGACGATCGAGTTGTTGCTAGCCTTGTACCCATAGCAGATGGCCTCACCCTAGCTCTAAAAAAGCGTTAG